The Engystomops pustulosus chromosome 1, aEngPut4.maternal, whole genome shotgun sequence genome has a window encoding:
- the FAM174A gene encoding membrane protein FAM174A, which produces MCAGSRTWPPGAVPGVLCVLLSLYCVTHVLGYPGPTAAAAMASPQTGPQPPAAANGSSSHSTKGDASSTVAAPAAPKPQTQRALAVLVLVSAAVIIYFVIRTIRTRRKNKKTRKYGVLDTNIGNMELTPLEQEEEDDDTLFDANQPRR; this is translated from the exons ATGTGTGCGGGGAGCAGGACGTGGCCGCCGGGCGCGGTGCCGGGAGTCCTGTGTGTGCTCCTGTCTCTGTACTGTGTCACCCATGTACTCGGCTATCCGGGCCCCACAGCAGCCGCCGCCATGGCATCTCCTCAGACCGGACCGCAGCCTCCCGCTGCCGCCAATGGCAGTAGTTCACATAGTACCAAGGGCGATGCGTCCTCCACCGTGGCCGCTCCCGCCGCTCCTAAGCCGCAGACCCAGAGGGCCCTGGCCGTGCTGGTGCTGGTGAGCGCCGCCGTCATCATCTACTTCGTCATCAGGACAATCAG AACCAGAAGAAAAAATAAGAAAACCAGGAAATATGGAGTATTGGATACAAATATAGGAAATATGGAACTTACTCCCTTGGAGCAAGAGGAAGAAGATGATGACACCTTATTTGATGCCAATCAGCCTAGAAG atAA